The genomic stretch TGGCCCGGGATATACCCTCTGGATAGCTATAAGTTTATCGTGATTGACAGGTTTCCTTCATCAGGAATGTACAAAGCAGACAGACAAGAGAGGAAATGGCCAGGATCAGCAGCAGCTTGGTATAGGCCTCCAGAGTATAGCCACCGGCTGCGGTTTTGGGGTAGGCATCCAGCACTTTTCCCAGCAAGGGCATAAAAACGGCACCGCCCAGAAAGGGAAAAAGATTGACCGTCCCCACCGACGTGCCGGTAATGGCAGCCGGGAAAAGCTCTTTGGTGGTGGTAAAACCAATGACCACAACTGCCGATGAGCAGAAGGAAAAAAGGAAAAATATCACGTAGAGTGCCACTCGGGACAGACCGACCGGATAAATGAAGAGAATGAAGAATTCAACCGTTAAAACGATCATGCAGGCCATCATCACCTTTTTCCGGCTGTGAAGAACCCGCTCCGAAAGAACGCCCAACAGGGGGCTGCCAAAAATCATTCCCCAGGCAATCATGCTGAGAATGGCCCCGGCTTCTGCCCGGCTCAAGCCATAAACATGCATCAGGTAAGGCCCACTCCACAAGGCGCCGAAACCAAAAAAGATACCACAGTCAAAGAAAAACCAGATGGCTACCGGCCAGAAATATTTCTCAGTTACCACCTGCTTGGCACCTTCCAGCAGGCCTATCTTCTCCGTCACCGGAGGCTTCCCCTCTCCCTGGTGATCAATTTCTGCCAGGGATGGCCAGCCGCGATCTTCTGGCCGGTCCCTAACAATCAGCCAGATCAGTAGAACCAGCAGAAAAGTAAGTGCCCCGATAAGTTCAAAAGACAGCCGCCAGCCAAAATGTCTGGTCATCAGGGCGAGAAGCCAGGTGGCCGCCATCACCCCAAGACCACCAACAGCATTAAGAATCCCGGCCATAAGGGCAAATTCACGGGTCCTGAACCATTGGGAGAGAATTTTCATCGTGGGAATAAAAACCATAGAGACCCCAAAACCCACCATGACCCGGCCAATAAAAGCCATTTTGATATTCGGAGCAAAGCCGAACAGGAGGCTGCCAACTGCAGCCAGCAGCAAAAAGGAGGTAATGGTTTTACGCGGGCCCAGGGAGTCGGAAAGTAAGCCGGCGGGAAGCTGCATAACCGCGTAACAGTAAAAATAAACCGACCCCAACAGGCCCATAACTCCAGCACTGGCATGGAAATCCTGCATCAAGTCATTGGCGACCACAGACAGGGAAAGGCGGTGAAAATAAACAAAAAAATAGGCCAGCGCCAGAACCAGAAAAATCAACCAGCGAAAAGAAAGAACCCTTTTTCCCAAGGGCATAACCATATTTTCCCCCTTAAATTCAGTCAGACATTATTTTGACGTAACAGCTTCTTTTCCGGGGTCCGTCAAACTCGGCAAAATAGACATCCTGCCAGGTTCCCAACACCAACCGGCCGTCCTGGACCAGCAAGGTTTCGGAAAAACCCAGCAGGCCGGCTTTCAAATGGGCGTCTGAATTACCTTCAAGATGGTGATAATCATCTTTTTGAGGAATCAGGCTGGCAAGTTTGGTCAGGATATCCCGTTTGACACTGGGGTCAGCATTTTCATTAATGGTTACCGCGGCGGTAGTATGGGGCACAAACACCAGACAAAGACCATCATGGACCCCTGATTTATTCAGGTCAGCTGAAATAATCCCGGTTATATCCAATAATTCGTTTCGTGATTGAGTCTGAATATCATGGTGATATAAAGGCATACTCTTCCCCACTGATGTCAGAACATGGTCAGTTGCAGATAATAAATTCTTATCTTAACTTTCTGAGTTGTTATAAAAAAGCTGAAAGAAATTTCCAGGGATGTTCCGGCATGGCTCTCGCTCATTCTCGCCGGGGGGCCATGGGCGGTTGTGGGGCGCGCTAAAGCAATGTCCCCGGGCGTCCGCCGCGAATCACCATCGCGGTGATTCGTTCGGCGGCCAAAACCGCTATGACCAAGCCCGAACATCTGGTAATGGTTTCCTGGCAATGCAAGATCAGAAAGTTGAGTAATAAATTCTTATGTCGTTCGCACAGAAATGTCAAGCAGGCGCTGCAGGGGGAAACTCCTGCCAGCATAAAAAAGCGGACGATAACAGCTTGTCAGCCACCATCGTCCGCTTGCATGCTGGTTTAAATTACTTGTATCCGGAATGGGAACAGAAATTACAACGCGGCCTCAATCTGCTTGGCAAACGGCTCAACCGTAGCTTTCACCTTGGCCATCACCGGCGTCTGTTTGAGTTTCAACCCATCAACAACCAAGTTCATCTTGAAGAGATTTTTCATCGTATCTTCCAAAATCCCCAAAGATTCGCCGCTCCAACCGAAGGATGAAAAGGCCGCTCCCGGTTTGCCTTCAAGTTTGGCATCCGCAACCTTGAACAAAAAGGTTTTCATCGGCCCTATCAGGTCTTTGTGATAGGTGGGGCCGCCAAACATGAGAAAATCAGCCGCTTCCAGGTCGTCGACGGTCACCTTCACCGGCTTGACCACCGTTACCTGATGACCGCTCGCCGTCAACATCTGGGCCACGACATCTGCTATCCGCTTGGTACCGCCACGCAGAGAATCATAAACGATCAGCACGTTGGCCATGATTAAAATTCCTTATTCACTCGCGGTTAGTCTTCCATCGGACTGAAGCTGTCTTTATCCGCTCCACACAAGGGGCAAGCCCAGTCATCGGCAAGATCAGCAAATTTCGTCCCGGCATCAACACCATTGTCAGGGTCACCCACTTCCGGATCATAGATATAGCCGCATACTTCACATACATACTTTTCCATTTTCCTCTCCTTGTTTTTTACTTATTTATCACCAGTTAAACACCGGCAGAAATTCTATTTAACAGCTTTCACTGCCAGGTGCTGCTTCAAATAATTCAGGACCATAAGCTGGTCAACTTTGGATAACTCTCCTTCGGCATACTCAGCCATCCGGGCGACAATCTCCTGCCATTCGCTTACTGGACGACGAGGTTCCAGAATAATGTCCACCTCATGACAGGCCGTGCATTTTTTATCCAGAATCGTTTTCTCCTGGGCCAGGGCAGGAAATACCGGCAACAATCCGGAGACTAAAATTTCTGCCACAATCAGGAAAACAAAAATTCTTGCTGTCATTTTAAACATCCCAGGTCCACATCCCCTTATTATTGATGTCATAAAACTGATCTTGAAGAATCCTGGCATGATCCGCCTCTTCACCGGCCAGACGATTAAACATGGCCACCCCTTGAGGATCATCGACCTGAGCTGCCAATTTTTTATAAGCTTCACCGGCATTTTTCTCATTCTTTATGGCCAAGGTCAGGATCTCGGAAACCTCTGTTTTTTCATCAGCAGATACCTCTAAAATTGCCCCCTCAAGAGGAATAGGTTTAAAGGACGTCCCGCCATAGGAAATAAAGCAGCCTTCGCCAGATAAACTTTTTTTCAGTTCAGCCAGGATGTCATAATGACCCTGTTCAAACTCGCTCAACTGCAGAAACATCTGTTTACCTTTGGCTCCCCTGACTTTTTTTGCGGCATCGGCATAAAATCGGCTGGCCGTCCGCTCGGCATCCATAGCCAAATCAATAGCATCCATCACTGTCTTGTTGCACTCTACCATGACCTAACTCCTTCCACTCTCCATTATTGACTTGAACAGCTGCAACCACAACCGGCTGAATCTGACTCTTCCTTTTTCAGAAAAGAACCCGCTTCACTACATTCAGGGCATTTCCGGGGTTTACAACGACCTTCTTTTTCATAACCACACTTTTCACATTTCCATACTGCCATTTTACCCTCCTGTATAAAATCTAGGTTGTTTATCCAGCGCCAAAATCTCCATTTTTCCCAGTCCGACGGCAAAAATATATTTACCATATCTGTTAGATTATAAACATAACCTTTTTAGTTTTATTTTGCAAGCTTTTTTTACATCCTTTCAAACAAGCTGAGAAAATACTGTTTTTCACGAATAAATACAAGCGACAAACAATAGCAGGAAAAAAGTTACCATGGTTGGCGGACCAGCCGACAATTACATGACCGGTTTCTCAGGCATCAAACCAGCTGCCAACATAATATCATAGAGAACCAGACGATCCTTGTTGGCCAAAGGCATCAGTGGCGGCCGTGGATCACCACCATAATATCCGAGCATATCCATGGCCGCTTTAAGCCCGGAAACCCCATAAGTGGCGGTTATCCCTTTATTAAGGGATAAAAATTTAAGTTGCAACTTTCTGGCATCATCATAATTCCCCTGGCGGACCAAGCGGTGAATATCAACACAGGCCTGAGGGGACACATTGGCCAAGGCAAGAATCCCCCCACGACAGCCAAGGGAAATGGCCGCAAAAAGTGCCGATGCCGTGCCCACCAGCACGTTAAAATCGTCAGAAGTTCCATCAAGGTAGGCACCCAGTTGGGCGACATTGCCGGAACTTTCTTTAATCCCGATAATGTTCGGATGCCGGGAAAGACGGATCACTGTATCCGGATTAAGACTCAAATGCGTAAATTTTTCCACATTATACAATAAAATGGGAATAGGTGACTGATCCGCCAAATCTTCATAGTGGCGAATCAAAACCTCCGGAGTCATCTGTCCACCATAGTAACAGGGGGTTACCACCAGAGCGGCCTGAGCACCATGGTCAGCACAGGCCTTGGTTAAACGGATTGTCTCTCCGGTTGACTCGCAGCCGGTACCGGCAAGAATGACCGCATCTTTCGGCGCCGAAACCGCAACCGTCTCAACCACCTTCAGCTTTTCAGCTTCAGAAAGATAAACACATTCGCCGTTGGAACCCAGGGCCAATAGTCCTTTAATGCCGGATTGACACCAGCGTTCAACATTTGCCACCAGTTTTCCGTGGGCTACCCGATCATTTTCAAAGGGAGTGGCAATGGGAGGAATGATGCCGTCAAAATCAAGCAATCCCATAAATAATACACCTCATAATAACGTTAAAGGATCTCCCTGAGAGCATCAAGCAAACGCTCCACATTTTCCGGCCTGGCCGTGTGCCCCATCAAACCGATGCGCCAAATCTGACCGGCAAGCGGCCCCAGCCCGGCACCAATTTCAATCTTATAATCGGCAAGCAGACGGCGGCGCACAGAAGCTTCATCCGCTCCTTCAGGGATTTTTACCGCATTCAGCATGGGCAAACGGCAAGTTTCCTCCACCAGCATTTCCAAATCCAAGGATTTCAGACCTGCCACCAACATTTCATGCGTTTCCCGGTGACGGCGATATACCGCTTCCGGGCCTTCCTGAAAAATAAGATAGAGAGCCTGATAAAGTCCATAAAGCATATTCACCGGCGCTGTATGGTGATAAGCCCGGCTTTTCCCCTCCCAATACTTGACAATCAAGCTCAAATCCAGATACCAGTTAGGCACCTTGGTCTTTCGATTCATTAACACATCCACCGCCCTGGGGGAAAGAGAGACCGGAGCCAGTCCTGGAGGACAGGAAAGACATTTCTGGCTGCCGCTGTACAGGGCGTCAATGCTCCATTTATCCATGGAAACTTCCATCCCGCCGAGACTGGTAACCGCATCAACCAAATAAAGAGCGTCCAAGCCGGACAGCAGCGCCCCGATTTCCTGGACAGGATTAAAAACCCCGGTTGAAGTTTCCGCGTGAACCACGGCAACCAGCTTATAGTTTTTTGCTTCAAGCTGTTTCTGAACGGACTCCACAAGTACCGGAGTGCCCCATTCAAACTCCAAGACATCCACTGCCGCCCCCAGCCGGGAGGCTACCTCCGCCATACGGACGCCAAAGACCCCATTTTTCAGGACCAGAACTGCATCACCAGGCTCCACCAGGTTCACAAAAGCACATTCCATCCCGGCCGACCCGGTACCAGAAATGGGAATGGTGAGGGAATTTTTAGTCTGCAGCAGTGTCTGCAGCTGAGCTTTAATCCCATCCATAATTTTAATGAAATAGGGGTCGAGATGGCCCAGCGTTTTCCTGCTCAGGGCTTCATAGACCTCCTCACTGACACAGGAAGGACCAGGTCCCATGAGTAAAACTTCTTCGATTCCATTTAAAAGGTTTTCCATCTCTGTATACTCCCTGGATTGCAGGTTGAAAAAAACAGCAGCTCACTGGTAAGAATTTCTTTCCTAATACTATCATCAAAGAAAGTCAAAAAAAATTCCTGATGCTACTTGTTCAGGAAGTAGAGTCCAGGTTTTTTCAATCATTTCTATGGTTTACAGTGCCCGGTTTTGGCACAAATTATTTTTTAACCTGGCCCACGGCCAGCAGATAAAGCAGACTGTCCTGATCCGGCATCCCGATAAGCTCGATCGCCTCCCGATCATAAAAAGCACCGATGCCGCAGCACCCCAACCCCAAAGCCGTGGCCCCCAGGTAAAGACGCTGTCCCAGGCGACCGGCAGCCAGCATGACCTCACGATACCCCCGGGCCCCGGCACAGTTTTCAATCTCCTTTAGATCGGCAAAAAGGAGGATATGGACAGCCGCCTGTGCCAGCCAGCGCTGGTCCAGGCAGACATGGGACATATGGCCAAGAAAATTTCCCGCAGTCGCCAACGCCAGAGATCGGGAATCCGATTTTACCGCGTAAAAACCCGGCTCCATTTCAGCAACGTTGCCCACCAGCAGGCCGGAGGACAACCCTTTGTCAGCGAGAGAACATGATTCAAACCCCTCGTTCAGCAATGAAATCATGGCGCTCAAAGAGGCTACCGACATGGGTTTACGGGAGATAAAATTGCGCTTTGAGCGCCGCCGGAGCAAAACCTCAGGATAACGGTACACTTCGTTTGCCGGCATCGGGGCAGGAATAGACTTCCAGGCATTTTCATCAAACAACCCATACCGGAGCCAATCGCCGACCCGGCACTCCTGGCGGGGCATAACCGGCGTCGAGGCCTGATGGATATCCCTGACAGCAGCATACATCTCTTCCCGGGCTGCAACCTGACTGCTGCGGGGCAACTCGCCAGCTGATGCCAATGGCCCAACTGTTTTCACACCCGCAGGATTTCTGAGGGGAACCTTCACCAGGGCCAGACAGCCTTCCCGCAAGGGATCAACCCCCAACATTTCATTAATCCGGAGGTCATCAAAATCGATATTCACCTCATAAACAGAAGAAAAAGACCTCAGGGCAAGGAGCAGGTTTTCCAGCAAATGCCCGCTATCCAGGAGATGATAACGGTACGCCCGGTCCCGATATTTCCAGGCACTGCGAAAAAAGATGGAGCTGATCAAAAATGTCAGTACGGGCTTACTGGAAACTGTGTCGCCGCCCACTTCCGGCAGCGGATTTCCAGACCTGATCAGAACCAGCGCCGGTTTGCTGATATCATAATGGTAAATTCCGGCAGCTAAGCCGGCAACACCAGGACAGGCAACATACAGTTCAGAGGGATACAGGGCTCCGGCTGAAGCAATGCTGCGAAACCAGATTTCACCGTTGGCATGCTGAGCCCGGCCAGTCAGCATTTGCGTCAGCAACAATAATTGTCCCAGAACTTCAAGGGAAAGGGAAAGATTTTGCGCCTGATTTCCCTGCTGCTGCAACAGCTCGAAGAATGATGACGGCTCTAATTTCACCTCTAAAGGGATATCCAGCACCTTTTTGCCGGGATATTTTTTATAGACTGCCGGTTCATGTTCCCAGTCAAGGGCATGGGGGGTCATCTTCAAACGCTCATAACTACTGAGCTGCTGGTATGCAAGAGCTGAATATTTCATAGGCTATCCACTACCGGGAACAAAAAAGTTTTCGCCTATCAGCGGTCGGCCGGCGACGGTTTTTTTATAAATACTTACTCAACTTTCTGACTAGTGTTGCCAGGAGACATTATCAGGATATTCGGGCTTGGTTCACAGCCTGTCTGCCGACAGGCAGGCGGCATTGACCACCGAACGAATCACCACGACGGTGATTCGCGGCGGGCACCTCACAGCTACACACGATGCGCAGCGAGAATGAGCGAGAGCCATGCCGGAATATCCTTAAAGGTAAACTATTTCAAGCTGTTTTTTCATAACTCAGAAAGTTGACATACTTGC from Pseudomonadota bacterium encodes the following:
- a CDS encoding MFS transporter, whose amino-acid sequence is MVMPLGKRVLSFRWLIFLVLALAYFFVYFHRLSLSVVANDLMQDFHASAGVMGLLGSVYFYCYAVMQLPAGLLSDSLGPRKTITSFLLLAAVGSLLFGFAPNIKMAFIGRVMVGFGVSMVFIPTMKILSQWFRTREFALMAGILNAVGGLGVMAATWLLALMTRHFGWRLSFELIGALTFLLVLLIWLIVRDRPEDRGWPSLAEIDHQGEGKPPVTEKIGLLEGAKQVVTEKYFWPVAIWFFFDCGIFFGFGALWSGPYLMHVYGLSRAEAGAILSMIAWGMIFGSPLLGVLSERVLHSRKKVMMACMIVLTVEFFILFIYPVGLSRVALYVIFFLFSFCSSAVVVIGFTTTKELFPAAITGTSVGTVNLFPFLGGAVFMPLLGKVLDAYPKTAAGGYTLEAYTKLLLILAISSLVCLLCTFLMKETCQSR
- a CDS encoding secondary thiamine-phosphate synthase enzyme YjbQ — translated: MPLYHHDIQTQSRNELLDITGIISADLNKSGVHDGLCLVFVPHTTAAVTINENADPSVKRDILTKLASLIPQKDDYHHLEGNSDAHLKAGLLGFSETLLVQDGRLVLGTWQDVYFAEFDGPRKRSCYVKIMSD
- a CDS encoding flavodoxin domain-containing protein; translation: MANVLIVYDSLRGGTKRIADVVAQMLTASGHQVTVVKPVKVTVDDLEAADFLMFGGPTYHKDLIGPMKTFLFKVADAKLEGKPGAAFSSFGWSGESLGILEDTMKNLFKMNLVVDGLKLKQTPVMAKVKATVEPFAKQIEAAL
- a CDS encoding rubredoxin, with translation MEKYVCEVCGYIYDPEVGDPDNGVDAGTKFADLADDWACPLCGADKDSFSPMED
- a CDS encoding ferritin family protein is translated as MVECNKTVMDAIDLAMDAERTASRFYADAAKKVRGAKGKQMFLQLSEFEQGHYDILAELKKSLSGEGCFISYGGTSFKPIPLEGAILEVSADEKTEVSEILTLAIKNEKNAGEAYKKLAAQVDDPQGVAMFNRLAGEEADHARILQDQFYDINNKGMWTWDV
- a CDS encoding dihydrodipicolinate synthase family protein is translated as MGLLDFDGIIPPIATPFENDRVAHGKLVANVERWCQSGIKGLLALGSNGECVYLSEAEKLKVVETVAVSAPKDAVILAGTGCESTGETIRLTKACADHGAQAALVVTPCYYGGQMTPEVLIRHYEDLADQSPIPILLYNVEKFTHLSLNPDTVIRLSRHPNIIGIKESSGNVAQLGAYLDGTSDDFNVLVGTASALFAAISLGCRGGILALANVSPQACVDIHRLVRQGNYDDARKLQLKFLSLNKGITATYGVSGLKAAMDMLGYYGGDPRPPLMPLANKDRLVLYDIMLAAGLMPEKPVM
- a CDS encoding alanine--glyoxylate aminotransferase family protein — protein: MENLLNGIEEVLLMGPGPSCVSEEVYEALSRKTLGHLDPYFIKIMDGIKAQLQTLLQTKNSLTIPISGTGSAGMECAFVNLVEPGDAVLVLKNGVFGVRMAEVASRLGAAVDVLEFEWGTPVLVESVQKQLEAKNYKLVAVVHAETSTGVFNPVQEIGALLSGLDALYLVDAVTSLGGMEVSMDKWSIDALYSGSQKCLSCPPGLAPVSLSPRAVDVLMNRKTKVPNWYLDLSLIVKYWEGKSRAYHHTAPVNMLYGLYQALYLIFQEGPEAVYRRHRETHEMLVAGLKSLDLEMLVEETCRLPMLNAVKIPEGADEASVRRRLLADYKIEIGAGLGPLAGQIWRIGLMGHTARPENVERLLDALREIL
- a CDS encoding SagB family peptide dehydrogenase yields the protein MKYSALAYQQLSSYERLKMTPHALDWEHEPAVYKKYPGKKVLDIPLEVKLEPSSFFELLQQQGNQAQNLSLSLEVLGQLLLLTQMLTGRAQHANGEIWFRSIASAGALYPSELYVACPGVAGLAAGIYHYDISKPALVLIRSGNPLPEVGGDTVSSKPVLTFLISSIFFRSAWKYRDRAYRYHLLDSGHLLENLLLALRSFSSVYEVNIDFDDLRINEMLGVDPLREGCLALVKVPLRNPAGVKTVGPLASAGELPRSSQVAAREEMYAAVRDIHQASTPVMPRQECRVGDWLRYGLFDENAWKSIPAPMPANEVYRYPEVLLRRRSKRNFISRKPMSVASLSAMISLLNEGFESCSLADKGLSSGLLVGNVAEMEPGFYAVKSDSRSLALATAGNFLGHMSHVCLDQRWLAQAAVHILLFADLKEIENCAGARGYREVMLAAGRLGQRLYLGATALGLGCCGIGAFYDREAIELIGMPDQDSLLYLLAVGQVKK